A stretch of Paraburkholderia phenazinium DNA encodes these proteins:
- the pcaF gene encoding 3-oxoadipyl-CoA thiolase produces MTEAFLCDAIRTPIGRYAGSLSSVRADDLGAMPLKALMERNKEVDWNAIDDVIYGCANQAGEDNRNVARMSLLLAGLPQDVPGSTVNRLCGSGMDAVGIAARAIKSGEAALMVAGGVESMSRAPFVMGKATSAFSRQADIFDTTIGWRFVNPLMKQLYGVDSMPETGENVATDYKVSRADQDAFALRSQQKAARAQRDGTLAQEIVSVTIAQKKGDPLVVSQDEHPRETSLEALAKLKGVVRPDGTVTAGNASGVNDGAAALLLANEATARRFGLTPRARVLGIATAGVAPRVMGIGPAPATQKLLARLGMTIDQFDVIELNEAFASQGIAVLRTLGVADDDARVNPNGGAIALGHPLGMSGARLVTTAMYQLQRTQGRFALCTMCIGVGQGIAIAIERV; encoded by the coding sequence ATGACTGAAGCTTTCCTGTGCGACGCGATTCGCACGCCGATCGGCCGCTATGCGGGTTCGTTGTCGTCGGTGCGTGCCGACGACCTGGGCGCTATGCCGCTCAAGGCGCTGATGGAGCGCAACAAGGAAGTCGACTGGAACGCCATCGACGACGTGATCTACGGCTGCGCCAACCAGGCCGGCGAAGATAACCGCAATGTCGCGCGCATGTCACTGCTGCTCGCGGGTCTGCCGCAAGACGTACCGGGTTCCACCGTCAACCGGTTGTGCGGCTCGGGCATGGACGCCGTCGGCATCGCGGCGCGCGCGATCAAATCGGGCGAGGCGGCATTGATGGTGGCGGGCGGCGTCGAAAGCATGAGCCGTGCGCCGTTCGTGATGGGCAAGGCAACCAGCGCATTCTCGCGCCAGGCCGATATCTTCGACACGACAATTGGCTGGCGTTTCGTCAATCCGCTAATGAAGCAGCTTTACGGTGTCGATTCGATGCCGGAGACCGGCGAAAACGTCGCGACCGACTACAAGGTGAGCCGTGCGGATCAGGACGCGTTTGCACTGCGCAGCCAGCAGAAAGCCGCGCGTGCACAACGCGACGGTACGCTTGCGCAGGAAATCGTCTCGGTAACGATTGCGCAGAAGAAGGGCGATCCACTGGTGGTGTCGCAGGATGAACATCCGCGGGAAACCAGTCTCGAAGCGCTTGCCAAATTGAAAGGGGTGGTACGTCCGGACGGCACCGTCACAGCGGGCAACGCCTCAGGCGTGAACGACGGCGCCGCGGCGCTGCTGCTCGCGAATGAAGCGACGGCCAGGCGGTTCGGCCTGACACCGCGGGCACGTGTGCTTGGTATCGCGACCGCCGGCGTTGCACCGCGCGTGATGGGCATCGGCCCGGCGCCGGCCACGCAAAAACTGCTGGCACGCCTGGGCATGACGATCGATCAGTTCGACGTGATCGAATTGAACGAGGCGTTCGCATCGCAGGGAATCGCGGTATTGCGCACGCTGGGTGTCGCGGACGATGACGCTCGCGTGAATCCGAACGGCGGCGCGATTGCGCTTGGTCATCCGCTTGGCATGAGCGGCGCGCGGCTCGTGACCACGGCGATGTATCAACTGCAACGCACGCAGGGCCGTTTCGCTCTCTGCACGATGTGTATCGGCGTCGGTCAGGGCATTGCGATCGCGATCGAACGGGTCTGA
- a CDS encoding response regulator, which produces MPFRILLVEDDIRLSALVAGYLRKHDYEVEVVLHGNEAVPAILKRQPDLVILDVNLPGKDGFQICREAREQFNGVIIMVTARDEQFDEVLGLEFGADDYVHKPVEPRVLLARIKAQLRRVSGRATEISGQPERFTFGKFEINRAARMVTLPDGTRPDLTSAEFDLLWALVSCAGEVVSRDDLMRQLRGIEFDGLDRSIDGGISKLRRKLHDDSGTPQRIKTVRGKGYQFSKVAWE; this is translated from the coding sequence ATGCCTTTCCGCATCCTGCTCGTTGAAGACGATATCCGCCTGTCCGCGTTAGTGGCGGGCTATCTGCGCAAGCACGACTATGAAGTGGAGGTCGTGCTGCACGGCAACGAAGCGGTGCCCGCCATTCTCAAACGGCAGCCGGACCTGGTGATCCTCGACGTCAACCTGCCGGGCAAGGACGGTTTCCAGATCTGCCGCGAGGCGCGCGAGCAGTTCAACGGCGTGATTATCATGGTGACCGCTCGCGACGAACAGTTCGACGAAGTATTGGGCCTCGAATTCGGCGCAGACGATTATGTCCACAAGCCGGTCGAACCGCGCGTCCTGCTCGCTCGCATCAAGGCGCAGTTGCGCCGCGTTTCGGGGCGCGCCACGGAAATCTCCGGCCAGCCGGAGCGCTTTACGTTCGGCAAGTTCGAGATCAACCGGGCTGCCCGGATGGTGACGCTGCCCGACGGCACGCGCCCCGATCTGACCTCCGCGGAATTCGACCTGCTGTGGGCGCTAGTAAGTTGTGCAGGCGAAGTGGTGAGCCGCGACGACCTGATGCGGCAATTGAGAGGCATCGAGTTCGACGGCCTCGATCGCTCCATCGACGGCGGCATTTCCAAGCTGCGCCGCAAGCTGCATGACGATTCCGGCACGCCGCAGCGTATCAAGACGGTGCGCGGCAAGGGCTAT